In one window of Oryza sativa Japonica Group chromosome 9, ASM3414082v1 DNA:
- the LOC4347439 gene encoding ETHYLENE INSENSITIVE 3-like 3 protein, with the protein MDHLAIIATELGDSSDFEVEGIQNLTENDVSDEEIEAEDLARRMWKDRIKLRRIKERQDRLALALQQAELDKSKGKPISDQAMRKKMSRAQDGILKYMLKLMEVCNARGFVYGIIPDKGKPVSGASDNIRAWWKEKVKFDKNGPAAIAKYESENLASADAPSSGIKSQHSLMDLQDATLGSLLSSLMQHCDPPQRKYPLERGTPPPWWPSGNEDWWIALGLPRGQIPPYKKPHDLKKVWKVGVLTGVIKHMSPNFDKIRNHVRKSKCLQDKMTAKESLIWLGVLQREERLVLSIDNGMSEVTHHGALEYRNGDTHSSSNEYDVDGFEEAPLSTSSGDDEQDLSPAAQLSEEHAPTRRERAKVKRPNQVVPKKAGTKEPPKRKRPRHSVTVIEQEVQRADDASEHSRNMIPDMNRLDQVEIQGMANQITSFNEEANTSEALQHRGNTQELAHLPADFNHYGNAQATIATPVSICMRGQAVPYESSDNSRPKTGNIFPQDSDSGFNNMPSSYQTIPPKQPLPLSIMEHHVVPLGIRTPADNSPYSDQIIGSGNSTSVPGDMQLIDYPFYGEQDKFAGSSFAGLPLDYISISSPIPDIDDLLLHDDDLMEYLGT; encoded by the coding sequence ATGGATCATCTGGCTATCATTGCGACGGAGTTGGGGGATTCGTCGGACTTCGAGGTGGAGGGCATCCAGAATCTGACGGAGAATGATGTCAGCGACGAGGAGATTGAGGCCGAGGATCTGGCCCGGCGGATGTGGAAAGACAGGATCAAGCTGAGGAGGATCAAGGAGAGGCAGGACAGGCTCGCCCTTGCGCTGCAGCAGGCTGAGCTGGACAAGTCCAAGGGGAAGCCGATATCCGATCAGGCCATGCGCAAGAAGATGTCGAGGGCGCAGGACGGGATCCTCAAGTACATGCTCAAGCTGATGGAGGTGTGCAACGCGCGCGGGTTCGTTTACGGGATCATCCCTGATAAAGGGAAGCCCGTGAGCGGCGCTTCCGACAATATTAGAGCTTGGTGGAAGGAGAAGGTGAAGTTTGATAAGAACGGGCCGGCGGCAATCGCAAAGTATGAGTCGGAGAACTTGGCGTCGGCTGATGCTCCGAGCAGCGGGATCAAGAGCCAGCACAGCTTGATGGATCTCCAAGACGCCACTCTCGGTTCACTGCTTTCGTCATTGATGCAGCACTGTGATCCACCGCAGCGCAAGTACCCATTGGAGAGGGGCACTCCACCCCCGTGGTGGCCTTCAGGGAACGAGGATTGGTGGATTGCGTTGGGCCTTCCGAGGGGGCAAATTCCTCCGTATAAAAAGCCACATGATCTTAAGAAGGTCTGGAAGGTTGGGGTGCTTACAGGTGTGATCAAGCACATGTCCCCAAACTTCGATAAGATCAGAAACCATGTTAGGAAATCAAAATGCTTGCAGGATAAGATGACTGCAAAAGAGAGCCTGATTTGGTTGGGTGTTCTACAGAGAGAGGAAAGGCTTGTTCTCAGCATTGACAATGGCATGTCAGAGGTTACTCACCACGGTGCTCTGGAGTACAGAAATGGGGACACACACAGCAGCAGTAATGAGTATGATGTTGATGGTTTTGAGGAGGCTCCCCTTTCAACATCATCTGGAGATGATGAACAAGATCTTTCTCCGGCTGCACAGTTGAGCGAGGAGCATGCCCCAACAAGGAGAGAAAGAGCTAAAGTCAAACGCCCTAATCAGGTTGTTCCTAAGAAGGCAGGAACAAAAGAACCACCAAAGAGAAAAAGACCACGCCACAGTGTCACCGTAATTGAGCAGGAGGTACAAAGAGCTGATGACGCATCAGAACATTCAAGGAATATGATTCCAGATATGAACCGACTGGACCAGGTAGAAATCCAAGGCATGGCTAACCAGATTACAAGCTTCAATGAGGAAGCTAATACGAGTGAAGCTTTGCAACACAGAGGAAATACTCAAGAACTGGCCCATCTTCCTGCCGATTTTAATCACTATGGCAATGCGCAGGCAACAATTGCTACTCCTGTAAGCATATGCATGAGAGGCCAGGCTGTACCTTATGAAAGCAGTGACAATTCCAGGCCAAAAACTGGAAATATCTTCCCACAGGATTCTGATTCAGGCTTTAACAATATGCCTAGTAGTTACCAGACCATACCTCCTAAGCAACCACTTCCACTATCTATCATGGAGCATCATGTGGTTCCCTTGGGTATCAGAACACCAGCTGACAACAGTCCTTATAGTGATCAAATAATTGGTAGTGGGAATTCTACTTCTGTTCCTGGAGATATGCAGCTCATTGATTACCCTTTCTATGGCGAACAAGATAAGTTTGCTGGCAGTTCCTTTGCGGGATTACCTTTAGACTATATCAGTATCAGTAGCCCAATCCCAGATATTGATGATTTGCTGCTGCATGATGATGATCTAATGGAATACTTGGGAACATAA
- the LOC4347440 gene encoding LOW QUALITY PROTEIN: beta-glucosidase 29-like (The sequence of the model RefSeq protein was modified relative to this genomic sequence to represent the inferred CDS: deleted 2 bases in 1 codon) — MAWLGIGMGRQIVPVLVFVAVLCSGVDASFNRYSFPKDFIFGTGSAAYQYEGAAKEGGRGPSVSVWDTFSHIPGKILNGDTGDVADDFYHRYKEDVNLLKDMNMDAFRFSISWSRILPNGTLSGGVNKEGVAFYNNLINEIIAKGMKPFVTIFHWDTPQALESKYGGFLSENIIKDYVDFAEVCFREFGDRVKFWATFNEPWTYCSQGYGTGIHALGRCSPYVSTSCAGGDSSREPYLAAHHVILAHATAVHLYRTKYQPTQHGQIGITAVSHWFVPYNDTAADRRVVQRSLDFMYGWFLDPIVHGDYPGTMRGWLGARLPAFTAEQAAAVRGSYDFIGVNYYTTYYAKSVPLPSSNRLSYDTDIRANTTGFRNGKPIGPQEFTPIFFNYPPGLRELLLYTKRRYNNPIIYVTENGIAEGNNKSLPITEALKDGHRIEFHSKHLQFVNHAIKNGVNVKGYFTWTFMDCFEWGDGYLDRFGLIYIDRLNNLKRYHKQSSYWIANFLKRKKY, encoded by the exons ATGGCCTGGCTCGGAATCGGAATGGGAAGGCAGATTGTTCCTGTTCTTGTTTTCGTTGCTGTACTCTGCAGCGGTGTTGATGCATCGTTCAACAGGTACAGCTTCCCCAAGGATTTCATCTTCGGCACCGGCTCTGCAGCGTATCAG TATGAGGGAGCTGCTAAGGAAGGAGGTAGGGGTCCTAGCGTC AGCGTGTGGGACACTTTCTCGCACATCCCag GAAAAATCTTAAATGGTGACACCGGCGATGTGGCAGATGACTTCTATCATCGCTACAAG GAGGATGTAAACCTTCTCAAAGACATGAACATGGACGCCTTCCGGTTTTCCATTTCTTGGAGCCGGATCCTGCCAA ATGGAACATTGAGTGGAGGGGTGAACAAGGAAGGAGTAGCTTTCTATAACAACCTGATCAATGAAATCATAGCCAAAG GGATGAAGCCATTTGTCACAATCTTCCACTGGGACACACCACAGGCCCTTGAGAGCAAATACGGAGGATTCCTGAGTGAGAATATCAT CAAGGATTATGTGGACTTCGCCGAAGTGTGCTTCCGGGAGTTCGGCGACCGTGTCAAGTTCTGGGCCACCTTCAACGAGCCATGGACCTACTGCTCCCAGGGCTACGGCACCGGCATCCACGCCTTGGGCCGGTGCTCCCCCTACGTCTCCACCTCCTGTGCCGGCGGCGACTCCAGCCGCGAGCCTTACCTAGCAGCGCACCACGTCATCCTCGCCCATGCCACCGCCGTCCACCTCTACCGCACCAAGTACCAACCCACGCAGCACGGGCAGATCGGCATCACGGCGGTGTCGCACTGGTTCGTGCCGTATAATGACACGGCCGCTGACCGCCGCGTTGTGCAacgcagcctcgacttcatgtACGGATGGTTCCTGGACCCCATCGTGCACGGCGACTACCCAGGCACGATGAGGGGGTGGCTCGGGGCGCGGCTGCCGGCGTTCACGGCGGAGCAGGCGGCAGCGGTGAGGGGATCCTATGACTTCATCGGCGTCAACTACTACACCACCTACTACGCCAAGAGCGTGCCGCTGCCCAGCTCAAACAGGCTCTCCTACGACACCGACATCCGCGCCAACACCACTGGCTTCCGCAACGGCAAACCCATTGGTCCGCAG GAGTTCACCCCGATCTTCTTCAACTACCCTCCGGGTCTCCGCGAGCTACTCCTCTACACCAAGAGGAGGTACAACAACCCGATCATCTACGTCACAGAAAATG GAATCGCCGAGGGGAACAACAAGAGCTTGCCAATCACGGAGGCGCTCAAGGACGGGCATAGGATCGAGTTCCACTCGAAACACCTGCAGTTCGTCAACCACGCCATCAAGAACGGGGTGAACGTGAAGGGCTACTTCACCTGGACGTTCATGGACTGCTTCGAGTGGGGCGACGGATACCTCGACCGATTCGGCCTCATCTACATCGACCGCCTCAACAATCTCAAGCGCTACCACAAGCAGTCCAGCTACTGGATCGCCAACTTCCTCAAGCGGAAGAAGTACTGA